The nucleotide sequence GGCGGCAGTGCTGGCCCCCTTGGCGGCGGCTTGCGACTTTTCTGAAGGGGTGCTCTGGGGTGCGGCCTTGGCAGTCGCCCCCATGGCCGGTTCGACCTCGGGTTTGGCGGCTTCACGTTGCGGGGCAGCGGGGATGGGCCTGATTGTGGCCGCAGGATCCGCCGGGTTGATGGGGGCTTGCGCGGCTCCTGCCCCGCCGGATTTGACGGCAGGCTGCGGCGCGGCCTGAGCTGCAGGTTGAACTGCCGGTTGTACTGTCGAGTGCATGGCCGGTTGGGCTGCGGTCTGGCCCGCCCCCTGAACCGGGGGCAACTGCGGGCTCGCGACGGGCACAGGGCCGTGCGCGGTAAGCTGGGCTTCCGGCTGGGCCTGCGTGGCCAGCACGCTTTTATGCGGCTGGGGCGGAATGATGGGCACCACGGTCATGCCGGTCTTTTGCCCGCCACGGGTGCGCACTTCGTAAACCCTGTTGTTGAGCTGGGCAACCTGGGTATCAAGCGTGGTTACGTTCTGTTCCAGCGTGCGCAACCGCTGATCGGTTTCGCGCAGCAGCTTCTGGTTGGTCTCGCTTGTAGACTCAACATGACGCACCTTGTCGGAAGAAGCGCACCCCGCAGCCAGCGCAAGGCAAGTCAGCGGCACAACGATCAGTGTTTTCATCCCTGTCTCCAGCACAAGAGTATTCTTGCGTTGAAATATCACATACTGCGTCAAAAATCCGCAACAGACGCCCATGATAAATTTTCGGCAACAGCGGTTTACCCCATTGCAACAAAAGCAGACGTCAAACCGCGTAAGCAGCCAAGCTTTCTTGTGCCTCAAGCCCGGCCATATTTCAAGAACTCTTGCAGCGGCTGCGTTTTTCAGGCAAGAACAGGCTTGCTCACGCTATTGCGGCACACTACGTATGAATGAACAGGGCATTGCGGCGCAAAAAAAGCTGCCGCGCCGCCCGTCGCGTGCGTCTTGCAGCTGCAGACAACCTGCAGAAAACATATGAACCGTTTTTATCCGGCATCAAGCCACACCGGAGGCGAAGCCTGATGAATTTTTTTCAGGAAATGACAGCGACCCTGACCACATGGATGAACGCGTTGCGGCATCTTGGACAATCCTTTCCGCTGGCGGGCATGGGGCTGGACATCCTGAGCGTGGCCCTGCCGCTGGCCGCCTTGCTGGCCTTTGCGGGTCTGGGTTTTATGTCGGCCACGGCGAGGACTCTGGCGGTGACGCGCAAGCGCGTCTCATACGAAAAATGCGCGCGCCAGCTGGCCCTGCTGGCTCTGCTGCTGGGCTGGACGCTGCTGATCTGCGGCCGGGTCTGGCTGTTTTTTACGCAAAGTTCCTACACGCCCGACTCGCTGTCCGACTTTATGGTCGAGATGAGCTGGGTCATGCTTGGGCTGGCGGTGCTTTTTAACAGCCTGTATTTTGCCCTGTGGAAATTTTTGATCAAAATGCCCATGCTGCATGCGGGGCTGGGCGTTGTAAGCGGCATCCAGGCCTGCATCGCCACGGCTGCTTCGCTGGCAGCGGCCCGCATGCTTGCGGCGCTGGCGCGCCCCGACGCGGATATGCTCACCCTTGGGCATATCTATGTGCCGGGCTTCGGAACCCCTTTCTGGTGCGCCCTTTTCTGGTCGCTGCCCCTCATGCTGGCGGTCGCAGGGGCCATGGGAACCTTCTGGCTGGCGCTGCGCCGCAAATACGACGACTATGGCCGCGACCACTATAATACCATGCTTCCGTGGTGCGCCACGTGGGCGCGCAATGCCTGGGCGGTATTTTGGGTGATCCTGCTGGCGTCCTCGGTATTTGACGTGCAGCGCGAATGGCAAAACGACACATTTACAGTTATGGACGCCTTGCTTGAAAGCGCCGAGCTGCTGCTCTGGCTCGCGCCCGCCCTACTCTGGACCCTTGTGGCGCGCAGCGCAACCCCCATGCGCCACAAGCTGACCCTGCTGGCCGCCCTGGTGCTGGCCGTGGGCGTCATGCTGCCCTTCTACCTCAACATGACGGAAATCAGCCTGCCGGTATCCCTGACCGACGGCATCGACTAGCCACAGCCCCCAGAGCTGACGACAAATGCAAAAAACCCCGCCTCACTGGCGGGGTTTTTTGCTGGCATGCGCCGCACAGACTATATCTGCGCGGTTATTTTTTACCGTACTGCCTGCGCCACTCGTCAAGAAACAGCAGCGAGGCCTCGGTTTCTGTCAAGGCGCCGCTGCGGGCGCGCAGGGCGTTTATGACATCGTCAAACCCTGCATTGGGGCCAAGCCCCAAGCCCTGAACCACATTAGCCAGCTCGCCCCTGAGCTCGGGCGTAAGCACTGCCTCCACATCCGGGGGCAAGGCCTCGCGGGCCGTCTCCGCCTGCGGCCACGGGCCAAGCCGCTGCTCCATAAATGAAAGCAGCGAGGCCATGCGCTGCTCGTAGGTGTGGTCGCGCAGCACTCGGGCGCGGGCACGTTGGGCAAAGGCCCTGCGCTCTTCGGGATGCGCCGTAAAATGGTCGATGGCGGCATAAAATTCGTCCAGAGTGCCAAAGGTTGCCAGTTCGTCCTCAGCAAACAGATCCGGCATGAGCGCCCGTCTGTCCACAAGCTGAAAAGCGCCCATGGCCGCCAGCTCAAATGTGCGCGGGTTGACAAAATCCCCCCTGCTCACCAGTTCGGCCGTGCCAAGACTGGAATGCAGGTTGAGGTTCACGCGCGTGGCATTGTATATCTTGACGCTTTCCTCTGCCGATATGCGCGCGCCGCCGCGTTGCACATGGCCGGCAAGCAGGGTTTCGCCGTCCCAGTCCGACCCCCATATTTTAAAGTCGCGCCCGATGAGCCGCCTGAAAGCCAGCCGCCGGTTGGGATAGCCCGCGCCCAGAAAGCCAATGTCCGCCCCGTACTCGCGCCGCTCCTGATCGCTCAGGCTGAGCGGCTTGTGAAAATCGGGCTGCGCCGCCAGCGGCAGGTACAACGCGTTGTTCTGCCCGATGCCAACCAGCATGGACAAAAAAGGCTCCTTCTGAATGACGGCAAAAACATCGTAGAGGGGGGCGTAGCCCTTCCAGTAATCAAATATCTCGTGGTCTTCCACAAACCACATGGCCGTGCGCACGCCCGACCGGCGCAGGCGCTGCAAAAGGCTGCGCCCCAGCGGGGCCTGAGCCATGGCAAGCACCAGGTGCGGCTCCTGCGCCTGCACCTGCGCCCACACGGCCTGCGACACCACCTGCAAAAAAGAATTCTCCAGCTGGGCCGTCTGCGCCGGGGCCAGACCAAGGCCGCGCAGGCCGGTAAAGCCCGCGTGCAGCAACGGGGCCTCAAACACGCGCACGCTGTGCCCCAGAGCGCCGAGCGCGCTGGCGCAGTATCTGCCTATGGGCAGCGAGCCACCGTACATGGGCAGCACCACAAGGATTCGCAGAGGAGCGGCAGGCATCAGCAGTATCTCCCTGGCGGCAACATCCAGTCCGCATCGTTATAAAGCCACGGGTCAAGGTCGGCGGACTGCAGGGCGACAGCAGCGCTGCCCGTTGGTTCCGCCGACAGGTGCAGCCGCGCCGCCAAAAAATTGCGCACATACCGGCGCTCTGCCGCATGCGGGTCGTCGCCCGCCAGCAGCGATGGGCGCGCCCCGAGGGCATCCATGCCGGTGCGCCACAGCTGCAAACCGGCGGGGAGCTGCGGCCATTTTTTTGCGTCGGCCCCTACAGAGGACAAGCCGGATTTTATCTGCCCAAGCACAGCCGCAAGCGAACGCAAAAGCTCCACCTGCGTCAGGGGCTGCCCGCAGGCGACGTCGTAGGGGCAGGGGGCGGACTCAAGGCACGGGCCGCAGGCGCGGCAGGCCTGCCACACATGATGGCCCTCGCCGTAAGGGCCGGTTTCGTGCAGCCAGGCGGAGGACAAAAAAAACGCGAGCACTGGCACGCCAAGGTGCGCCCCAAGGTGCATGATGCCCGTATCGGGCGTGATCAGCGCGTCCAGCCCGGTGACCGCAGCCGCAAGGGCGGGCCAGTCTGTCTTGCCGCTCAGGTCTTCAACCATGGGCAGCATCTTGGGGGGCAAATGCCGCAGCAGTTGCCGTGCGGCGGGTTTTTCCGCCGTTGAGCCCAGCAGACGCACGCGCGGGCCGCCCAAGGCCCCAAAGGCCGTTCGCACCACCTCGGCCAGCACCGGCACAGGTAGCGAGCGGCGCGATTCGCGCCCGGCCAGCACAACGCCCAGCCCTTGCCCGCCGGGTGCGGCTGCGGGGTTAACCCTGCGCGGGTCAACAGGAGCCTCGGCAAAATGCCCCCAAAAATCCACCAGATTGAGCGGCGCGAGTGCGCGCCGCTCGCTGAGCCTGAAGGCCAGCCGCGCCCACGGCGAGCGGGTGACGCCCCCTGCGGCGGGGCGGTAGCCGCGCACGGTCTGCGGCTCAAAGACACGGCACAGCGCCGCCGTAGCGCCGGAAAAATTGCAATTGTACACGGCGTCAAAATGCATGCCCCGCCAGCGGGCCAGAGCTGCGGCGTTGCGGGCCATGGCCTGCTCCTCGGGCTTGCCGTGCACCGCAAGGGCGTGCAGCTCGGCAAAAGGAAAAAGCAGCCGGGCCAGAGGCGTCAGGCCCGCATCCACGGCAAGGTGAACCTCGCCGCGACCCGCCAGACTCATCAACAGTCGCTTGGTCTGCACCAGATCGCCAAACCGCGCCGCCTGTATGACCAAAAATTTCGCCATGCCCTTCCTGCGTGTCTGTTAATCGCCGTTGCCGCAAACAAGCTGCCAATTGCGCACAATCTAAGGCAATACCGCCACCTAGGCAAGCAAGGGGCGGCGCGCTGCACTGGCCGGGGCAACCGCAGCCACTTTGCAAATACGTTGAAACGCAGGCCCTTTGCAAAATATTTCGGGCTGCTGTATGCTGGTTGTCAAGATTGTTTCACCCATTGGATCACACATGCGCACACAGCCCCCCGCACCGCTCTACCCCATATTTATTTCGCTGACGGGCATTCGCTGCCTGCTGGTCGGCTTTGGCCAGGTGGGGCAACGCAAGCTTTCAGGTCTGCTGGCCTGCGACCCGGAGTCTGTGCTTGTGCTTGATCTGGCCGAGCCTGCGGCGGAGGAAGCTGACGACGCGTCCAGACTGCTGCGCGACCCTCGCGTGCGCTTTGAGCGCCGCGCCTGCACCAAAGCCGATCTGCAGTGCTGCGCGCTGGTTTTTGCCGCCACGGGCAGCCCGGCTGAAAACAGCCGCATAGCAGACCTGTGCGCCGCAGCGGGCATATTGTGCAACAGCGCCAGCAAGCCAGAAGAAGGCTGCTTTCAGGTGCCTGCTGTTGCCCGCAGCGCGCCGTTGGCGGCGGCTCTGTCCACCGGCGGCGCAAGCCCCGCTCTGGCGCGCCGCTGGAAGGGCGAACTCGAGCGCTGGCTTGAGCCCCGCTCGCGCATGGCTGCCCTTATGGGGCGGCTGCGGCCTCTGGTCCTTGCCTTGGGTGAAGATACAGGGCAAAATACCCGATTGTTCCGAACGCTGGCCGAGTCTTGCCTGCAAAAGTGGCTGGAGGAAAACGACCAGGAAAACTGTCGCCGCTGTCTGCAGGCGGAACTTCCGCCCGCATTGCACGCTCATATAGCGGAGTTGCTGAATGATCTCCCCTGAATTTTCCACCGCCGTCACCCTGTTGCTGTACGGCTCCGCCAGCGTGGCCGGGCTTGCAGGCATTGTCGCGCGCACCGCCCTGTGGCGCAAAATCGGCTGCTCGCTGGCTGTGGCGGGCTTTGTCTGCCAGACGCTCATGCTGTTTCTGGGCTTTCACAAGGCCCTGCCCGGCGGTCTGAGCGCGGGCGCGTATTTTCAGCTGATGGCGTGGTTTGTGGTGCTGTGCGGCATTGCCGCCTGGGCCAAGCTGCGGCAGGAGATACCGCTGGTATTTGCCGCGCCGCTGGGCCTCATGCTGTTTGCCATGTCGGCCCCGTATCTGGCCGCTGTGGTGCAGGTTCCGCCCTCGCTCAACACCTCGTTTTACGCGCTGCACATCGGGGCGCTGTTTTTTAGCCTGGCCCTGCTGGCCCTGGCCTTTGCCGCCGGAGCGCTGTTTTTGTTCATCGAAGGACGCATAAAAAGCAAGCTGACCATGAAGGGCTTTTGGCTTGATATGCCCGCCCTGTCCATGCTCGACAAAATCAACGCCTTTACGACCATGGTGGGCTTTCCGCTTTACACGCTGGGCATCGTATCGGGGCTTATCTGGGCCAAGCCTATTTTTGGCGGCACGGTTACGGGCGACCCCAAGGAAGTCATCAGCATTGTGATCTGGCTGTTTTACTCCGTCTTGTTCCACAACCGGCTCACCAAGGGCTGGAAGGGACGCAAACCGGCGCAGCTGGCAGTTTTTGTCTTTGTTCTCTGCCTTTTTTCAATCATTGTGGTGAATACCTTTATGGAAACCCACCACGCATTCATCCGGCGCTGACCGGGCTACCGCCATGGACTGTGATATCTTTCTTGTCGGCCTGAATCATCGCACTGCCAGCGTGGACGTGCGCGAGCGTTTTGCCCTGGTCAATCATTGCGATGAAGAACATTGGGCCGTGCCATGTATAGGCGCGGTGAGCGAAAGCGTGATACTTTCGACCTGCAACCGCGTGGAGCTGCTGGCTGCGGGCAACGGCGACGTGGCCGGGCAGATGCTCGAAAACTGGGCCGTCGCCCGGGGGGCCAAGCCTGAAGAGCTCAAGCCCTACGTGTACGTGCACAAAAATCTGGAAGCCGTGCGTCACCTGTTTTCAGTGGCTTCAAGCCTTGACTCCATGGTGCTGGGCGAACCGCAGATTTTGGGCCAGCTCAAGACCGCATACCGCAAGGCGGTCAAGTGCCATGCCACGGGGGTTATTCTTAACCGCCTGGTGCACAAGGCTTTTTCTGTAGCCAAGCGCGTGCGCACCGAAACAGCCGTGGCCTCAAGCGCTGTCTCCATCAGTTACGCCGCTGTGGAGCTTGCCAAACGCATCTTTGGCGACATGAACACCCACAAGGCCATGTTGGTGGGCGCTGGCGAAATGGCCGAGCTGGCCGCCATGCACCTGCTGCAGGCGGGCATTGACGAAATACTGGTGGCCAACCGCACGCTGGCGCGCGGGCAGGAGCTGGCGAAGCAGTTCAAGGGGCGGGCCATCGCCTTTGAAGACATGGCCCAGCACCTCACCGAGGTGGATATCATCATCACCTCCACCGGCTCGCAGGAGCCCATCATCCGCGCACGCGACATACGCGCCGTGCTCAAGGCCCGCAAAAACCGACCCATGTTCTTTATCGACATAGCCGTGCCGCGCGACATCGACCCCGACGTCAACGGCCTCGACAACGTCTACCTGTACGACATCGACGACCTCAAGGAAGTGGTGGAAGAAAACCTCGCCACCCGCCGCGACGAGGCCGCCAAAGCGGCGGACATCGTCAACGAGGAAGTGCTGCTCTTTTCGCGCTGGCTCTCAAGCCTTGACGTGCAGCCCACCATTGTCGATCTTATCCAGCGCGGCGAGCGCATGGGGCAGGAGGAACTGGCCAAAACGCTCAAACGGCTCGGCCCTGTGAACGACGAAACCCGCGACGCCCTTGAGACGCTGGTGGGCGCGCTGGTGCGCAAACTCAACCATGACCCCATCATGTTTCTCAAGCGCGGCAGCATGTCCCAGGAGGGCAACGGCCCGCGCATCAGCATCACACGCCGTATTTTCAATCTGGACAAAACAGGCTGTCCCTACTCGTCGGAGGAAAACTGATGCGCTGGTACGGAATTGACGACCTTACGGAAGAAGACACCGCAAAACTGACCGCCACGCTCACCGAAATGGAGCTGACATCGGGCATGGAGGGCCTTTTTTGGCTGCCTGTCCCCGCCGACTTGCTTTCACCCGTGCAGCAGGAGCATGAGGAAAGCTGCGGCCCCCACGTTATGGGGCTGGAAATTGAAGAAAACTTTGCGCGGCTTGAGCTGCTGGTACGCGCGCGGGGCCGCATGCGCTGCGAATGCGTGCACTACGCCTCGCCCGAACTGCGCGACCGCATGATCATATGGCTTGAAACGCTGCTGAAAGATATGGGCATCAATCCCGCCTAGGTGTAATGTTCCAATAGGTTGTTCACCCTCCCCAAATCGGTAAAGCTGGAGTTACCACACACAGCAAACCGAGAGAGGGAAAGGGTGAACAGCCATAAGAATGCCAAACTGACGGTTCGTAGTCGAGAAGAAATGGTGCGGCGTATGCAGCATGAACCAGCGGCAAAAGTGGCGGCTGGTTATGGCGTAAGTTTGCGCACCGCGAGGAAGTGGAAAAGTCGGCATGCTCATGGTGGGCAAGACGCACTTGCAGACCGCAGTTCGCGCCCCAGACATTGTCGCAACATACTATCTGAGCTTGATTTTTGTCAGATATACACGCTGCGAAAAGAGAGAAAAACCGGGGATGAAATCGCCCTACGCCTGGGCATTTGCCGAAGCAGTGTTTTTCGTGTTCTGCGGCAACTTGCCTGTTCACGGTTATCATCACTGGAACACAAGGAACCAATTCAGCGCTATCAATGGGAAAATCCAGGGCAAATGCTGCACCTGGACATCAAAAAGCTGGGCAAGATTGATGGCGTTGGGCATAGAAAAGCGGGAACGCGGCAAGTTCATCGCAGACGGCCAGGATGGGAATACCTGCACGTGTGCGTGGATGATGCTTCCAGAGCTGCGTACACCGCCGTCCTTCCAGACGAAACAGCCAAATCGGCGGTAGAATTTTTATGGTTTGCCGTTTCATGGTACGCCTCACACGGCATCAAGATAGAACGAATTCTGACGGATAACGGATCTTGCTACAGGTCAAGGAAGTTTCGTGACGCCTGTCGTGAGTTCGGAATAACGCATAAGCGGACACGGCCTTATCGACCACAAACCAACGGCAAGGCTGAACGCTTCATCAGAACAGCAATGCAAGAGTGGGCATACGCAGAAACATATACCCACTCTTGGAAAAGAACAGCGTATCTGCCGATATGGACGCATCGTTATAATTTCTTGCGACCACACTCGGCTCTTGGCAGAAAACCTCCAGCTTCAAGGCTGGGAGGGTGAACAACGTGTTGACACTCTACACCTAGGCGCGGATTATTGCTGCGGCATCGGGGGCGGCGCAAGCCGCCCAGACCTGATCTGCCACGCAGCCCCTGCAACGAAAATCCATTCCACCTATCGGCCCCCGACAGGCCCGCCCCCCCTCTGGCCCGACCCTTTTGCAACCCAATCCGGCAAGGCCTCTCCATGGCCCGCTCCGGCGACGCAGCAGATACTCCATGACAGAACCGCTTTTGCCGACATTGCAAAACCTTTCCGCCCAAACGGCCCGTCTGTGCCTTGAGGTGGAGCGGTTTTGCCTTGTGCGGCTGGGGCTTGCGCGCGGTTCAACGCTGCTGCTCGCCCTCTCTGGCGGGGCGGATTCCACAGCTCTTGCGCTTGTGCTGCACCTGCTTGCCCCACGCCTCGGGCTGACCCTGCACGCCATGAGCGTCGACCACGGCCTGCGGGAGGAATCCGCACAGGACGCTGCATCTGTACTGCAATTGTGCCAGCGGCTGGGCATTGCCTGCACGGTGCGGCAGGCCGATGTGCGCGGGCTGGCCGCAAGCGGCGGCATCAGCGTTGAAGACGCGGCCCGCAGACTGCGCTATGCTCTGCTGGAGCGGCAACGCACCGCTCTGGGAGCCGACTTTATCGCCCTTGGACACCATGCCGCAGATGTAAGCGAGGACATATTGCTGCGCCTGACGCGCGGCACTGGCTGGCCCGCCCTTGGCGGCATGGTCGCCCGCGACGACGAGCGCCGTCTGCTGCGCCCATTGCTGGCCTCTGACGCGCACGCACTTAAAGACCTGCTGCGCGAATGCGGCCTCGGCTGGTGCGAGGATGCCAGCAACCAGAGCCGCCAGTACAAGCGCAACAGGCTGCGCCTCGATGTATTGCCCCTGCTGCGACAGGAAAACCCGGCGCTCGACCGCACCCTGCACGATCTGTGGCAGCTCGCCCGGCTTGATGAAGATTACTGGAATAAAACGCTGGACGCGGCTCTGGTTGCGCACCCATGGATTGTGGGGGAGCCTGCGGCGGAGTTGCAGAAGGATCAAAGCACTGCCAGCGGCCCAAGTCTGACCCTGCCCGCAGGGTTGCTGTCGGCGCTGCACCCAGCTGCTCGATTGCGCCTGTATATGCGGGCTGTGCGTTGGTTATGCCGTCCTGCGACGGGGAAGGCAGGTGTGGACTCTGACAGTATGGGCCAGCTTCACGGCCAGGCCCGCGCCCGTACCCTTCTGGCGCTGGACGACGCCCTTGCCAAGGGGCGGGGAAACACGCTGTTTCAGTTGCCTGGCGGGCTGGTGGCGTACCTGAAGGGAGGAAGTGTTGTTTTTGGGCGCTGCGCGGTGGTTTCGTTGCAAGACTTCACGCCTTGATCGCGAGAGATTTATCAATGCCCGCGCCACTGCAACGAAACAGATTACTTGCCGACAGGATACTATCGTCGGCACGAATGCTGCATAAATTCAGGGTGTCTCTTCGCAGA is from Desulfovibrio desulfuricans and encodes:
- a CDS encoding CgeB family protein, which translates into the protein MPAAPLRILVVLPMYGGSLPIGRYCASALGALGHSVRVFEAPLLHAGFTGLRGLGLAPAQTAQLENSFLQVVSQAVWAQVQAQEPHLVLAMAQAPLGRSLLQRLRRSGVRTAMWFVEDHEIFDYWKGYAPLYDVFAVIQKEPFLSMLVGIGQNNALYLPLAAQPDFHKPLSLSDQERREYGADIGFLGAGYPNRRLAFRRLIGRDFKIWGSDWDGETLLAGHVQRGGARISAEESVKIYNATRVNLNLHSSLGTAELVSRGDFVNPRTFELAAMGAFQLVDRRALMPDLFAEDELATFGTLDEFYAAIDHFTAHPEERRAFAQRARARVLRDHTYEQRMASLLSFMEQRLGPWPQAETAREALPPDVEAVLTPELRGELANVVQGLGLGPNAGFDDVINALRARSGALTETEASLLFLDEWRRQYGKK
- a CDS encoding glycosyltransferase family 9 protein translates to MAKFLVIQAARFGDLVQTKRLLMSLAGRGEVHLAVDAGLTPLARLLFPFAELHALAVHGKPEEQAMARNAAALARWRGMHFDAVYNCNFSGATAALCRVFEPQTVRGYRPAAGGVTRSPWARLAFRLSERRALAPLNLVDFWGHFAEAPVDPRRVNPAAAPGGQGLGVVLAGRESRRSLPVPVLAEVVRTAFGALGGPRVRLLGSTAEKPAARQLLRHLPPKMLPMVEDLSGKTDWPALAAAVTGLDALITPDTGIMHLGAHLGVPVLAFFLSSAWLHETGPYGEGHHVWQACRACGPCLESAPCPYDVACGQPLTQVELLRSLAAVLGQIKSGLSSVGADAKKWPQLPAGLQLWRTGMDALGARPSLLAGDDPHAAERRYVRNFLAARLHLSAEPTGSAAVALQSADLDPWLYNDADWMLPPGRYC
- a CDS encoding precorrin-2 dehydrogenase/sirohydrochlorin ferrochelatase family protein; translated protein: MRTQPPAPLYPIFISLTGIRCLLVGFGQVGQRKLSGLLACDPESVLVLDLAEPAAEEADDASRLLRDPRVRFERRACTKADLQCCALVFAATGSPAENSRIADLCAAAGILCNSASKPEEGCFQVPAVARSAPLAAALSTGGASPALARRWKGELERWLEPRSRMAALMGRLRPLVLALGEDTGQNTRLFRTLAESCLQKWLEENDQENCRRCLQAELPPALHAHIAELLNDLP
- the ccsA gene encoding cytochrome c biogenesis protein CcsA translates to MISPEFSTAVTLLLYGSASVAGLAGIVARTALWRKIGCSLAVAGFVCQTLMLFLGFHKALPGGLSAGAYFQLMAWFVVLCGIAAWAKLRQEIPLVFAAPLGLMLFAMSAPYLAAVVQVPPSLNTSFYALHIGALFFSLALLALAFAAGALFLFIEGRIKSKLTMKGFWLDMPALSMLDKINAFTTMVGFPLYTLGIVSGLIWAKPIFGGTVTGDPKEVISIVIWLFYSVLFHNRLTKGWKGRKPAQLAVFVFVLCLFSIIVVNTFMETHHAFIRR
- the hemA gene encoding glutamyl-tRNA reductase → MDCDIFLVGLNHRTASVDVRERFALVNHCDEEHWAVPCIGAVSESVILSTCNRVELLAAGNGDVAGQMLENWAVARGAKPEELKPYVYVHKNLEAVRHLFSVASSLDSMVLGEPQILGQLKTAYRKAVKCHATGVILNRLVHKAFSVAKRVRTETAVASSAVSISYAAVELAKRIFGDMNTHKAMLVGAGEMAELAAMHLLQAGIDEILVANRTLARGQELAKQFKGRAIAFEDMAQHLTEVDIIITSTGSQEPIIRARDIRAVLKARKNRPMFFIDIAVPRDIDPDVNGLDNVYLYDIDDLKEVVEENLATRRDEAAKAADIVNEEVLLFSRWLSSLDVQPTIVDLIQRGERMGQEELAKTLKRLGPVNDETRDALETLVGALVRKLNHDPIMFLKRGSMSQEGNGPRISITRRIFNLDKTGCPYSSEEN
- a CDS encoding IS481 family transposase — protein: MNSHKNAKLTVRSREEMVRRMQHEPAAKVAAGYGVSLRTARKWKSRHAHGGQDALADRSSRPRHCRNILSELDFCQIYTLRKERKTGDEIALRLGICRSSVFRVLRQLACSRLSSLEHKEPIQRYQWENPGQMLHLDIKKLGKIDGVGHRKAGTRQVHRRRPGWEYLHVCVDDASRAAYTAVLPDETAKSAVEFLWFAVSWYASHGIKIERILTDNGSCYRSRKFRDACREFGITHKRTRPYRPQTNGKAERFIRTAMQEWAYAETYTHSWKRTAYLPIWTHRYNFLRPHSALGRKPPASRLGG
- the tilS gene encoding tRNA lysidine(34) synthetase TilS, giving the protein MTEPLLPTLQNLSAQTARLCLEVERFCLVRLGLARGSTLLLALSGGADSTALALVLHLLAPRLGLTLHAMSVDHGLREESAQDAASVLQLCQRLGIACTVRQADVRGLAASGGISVEDAARRLRYALLERQRTALGADFIALGHHAADVSEDILLRLTRGTGWPALGGMVARDDERRLLRPLLASDAHALKDLLRECGLGWCEDASNQSRQYKRNRLRLDVLPLLRQENPALDRTLHDLWQLARLDEDYWNKTLDAALVAHPWIVGEPAAELQKDQSTASGPSLTLPAGLLSALHPAARLRLYMRAVRWLCRPATGKAGVDSDSMGQLHGQARARTLLALDDALAKGRGNTLFQLPGGLVAYLKGGSVVFGRCAVVSLQDFTP